From Streptomyces sp. SCSIO 75703:
GCCCGTTGTGTCGGCCGTAGGAAGCCTTCACAGCATCCCGGGCGTGTCGCGGCAGTGGCGGGACACACCCGGAGTGCGTTGAGCGGACCGTGTCCGCTACCCGGAGCGATCGGAACGCCCCGGGCGTGTCAAACCGCGTGAGCCGCCCCGGGAGGGGCGTGACCCGGCGCGAGGCCGAGACCCCGCACCGGCCGGCAGCGTCGGCCCGGATCAGCCGTTCTCGCGCGGCGGCCCGTCCCCCGGCGCATCGGGGCCCTCCGGCCGGTCCCGGCCCTCCGCCTGCCCGCCCTCCGGTCCCGTCCCGTCCTTCGGCGGCCGAGGCGTGGACGACGTGAAGCCGCCGAAGCCCCGCCGCACCCGCTCCCCGAGATCTCCCGCACCGCCGGCGATGTCGTTCACGAGCTTCATCAGCGGATCCTTGGAATTGCGCACATGGCCCGCGTAGTGCGACGCCGACTCGCGGAACGAGTCCCGCACCGAGGCGTCGCCGTCCTCGTCCCGCCGCGGATAGTGACCATCCATGACGCGCTGGTAGTCGCGCGAGGCGGCCCACTTCCGCAACTCGGCCGCGCGCACCGTGGTGAACGGATGCGACCGGGGCAGCACGTTCATGATCTTCAGTACGGAATCGCGCAGATCGCCACCGGCCTCGTACTCGTCGGCCTGCTCCAGGAACGCGTCCACGTTCATCTCGTGCAGATGATTACCGCCCGCGATCTTCATCAGGCCCCGCATCGACGCCTGCAGATCCTGGCCGACCAGCAGACCCGCCCGGTCGGCCGACAACTCCGACTTGCGGAACCACTCGCGCAGCCCCGTGACGATCGCCATGATCGCCAGATTGCCCAGCGGAATCCACGCCACCCGGACCGCGAGACTCGTCAGGAACAGCAACACGGTCCGGTACACCGAGTGACCGGACAGCGCGTGCCCGACCTCGTGCCCGACGACCGCGCGCATCTCCTCCTCGTCCAGCAACTCGACGAGCCCCGTCGTCACCACGATGATCGGCTCGTCCAGACCGATGCACATCGCGTTCGGCACCGGGTCCTGCGTCACGTACATCGGCGGGACCTTCTCCAGGTCCAGGATGTAGCAGGCGTCCCGCAACATCACGTTCAGATGCGCGAACTGCCGGTCCGAGACCCGCACCGAATCCGAAAGGAACAACAACCGGAGACTCCGCTCCGGCAACAAACCGCTCAACGCCTTGAAAACCGTGTCGAAACCGCTCAGCTTCCGCAACGCCACCAGAGCACTGCGATCCGCCGGATGCTCGTACGCCCGCGAGGAGATCCCCGGAAAACGCCGCCGTTGCCGGCCCGGCACCCGCTCCCGCCCGCTGTCGTCGTGGCCGTCGGACATGTCTTCCCCCAGGTACTCGAGCGGGCCCGCGCATCACCACGGCCCGGTGCGTAACCCACGCGCGTGCGTGCGCGCATCCCCGAAGCAGAGCCCAGCCTAGGCGGAGATACCGTGGACGGGCAGTACAGCGAAGGAGTCCGCGCCATGGAGTACAGCCCCCACACCGTCCGGCTCGCCCAGGCCGTGACCGCCGCCGAGCCCCAGGGGCCCGGAAACATGCTCCGGATCGTCCTCCTCGTGATGATCGTGGGCTGCGCCCTGACCGCGTGGTTCCTCCTGCGGGGATACAAGCGCAAGGACGACTGAACCGACCGAACGGTTCCCCCCTTCCGACCGCCGTCCGGCACGCGCGCGTGCCCAACGGCGGAGTCGGCGTGATCGTCCCCGGCGGCCCCGCATACGATGAGCCGGACGTCCATGTCCCGCCCACACGTGAATAGGTCCTGCCGAAGATGAGCATCCAGAGCACTGCTGCCCAGTTGGTCACCCTCGCATCCGAGGGCGGAGGCAACCACGAAAGCCTCGAACCGATCCTCGTCGGAGGCGGCGCCCTGGCCGTCCTGCTGCTCCTGCTGTGGATCACCACACGCTTCAACCGCGACCGCTAGAACCCGGGAGGATCGTGGGGGTTCCTCCCGCTCCGCGAAGCCGCGGACCCGGAGGGGAGCCAGGGCTCCGCGACCGGGCCGGTAGGGTCTGCACGCATGGGAGAGCAGGACATGCCTACCGGCCCGGCGCACGACACCGGAGGCGGCACACCGCACCGCCCGGTGCCCGCCGGTCCCGGCAACGGCCCCTCACGGACGGGCAAACGCCGACTCGGCGTCATGGGCGGCACATTCGACCCGATCCACCACGGACACCTCGTGGCGGCCAGCGAAGTCGCCTCACAGTTCCACCTCGACGAAGTCGTCTTCGTCCCCACCGGGCAGCCCTGGCAGAAGAGCCACCGCACCGTCTCCGCGGCCGAGGACCGGTACCTGATGACCGTCGTCGCCACCGTCGAGAACCCGCAGTTCTCCGTCAGCCGCATCGACATCGACCGCGGCGGACCCACGTACACCGTGGACACCCTGCGCGACCTGAGTGCCCTCAACCCGGACACGGACCTGTTCTTCATCACCGGCGCCGACGCCCTCGCCCAGATCCTCACCTGGCGCGACAGTGAGGAACTCTTCTCCCTCGCCCACTTCATCGGCGTCACCCGGCCCGGCCACCACCTGACAGACGACGGACTCCCGGAAGGCGGCGTCTCGCTCGTCGAGGTTCCCGCGCTAGCCATCTCCTCGACGGACTGCCGGGCCAGAGTCGCCCAGGGCGAACCCGTCTGGTACCTGGTGCCGGACGGCGTCGTGCGCTACATCGACAAACGTCAGCTGTACCGCGGCCAGTGAGCCGAGAGGGGCACCCGGTGAACGACCGATACGACGCGGGGTACGGGCCCGAACCGTACGAGCTGGTCGGCTACGACGACTACGGCCGGCCGGTCTACCGCCAGGCCCAGCCCCCGGCCGACCCCGCCCGGCAGCAGACGTACGACCCATACGCACCGCACGACGGACACCCCCAGGGCTACGCCTACGACCCCTACGGCACGGGCGCCCACGGGCAGCAGCCCGCCCAGACCTACGACGCCTACGGCAACCCGACCGGCTACGCCCCCGGCTACGGCACGTACGACACCCCCGACACCCCGACGTACGACACCCCCGAGACCCCAGGCGGCCGGCAGACGTACGACACGCAGCACCCCGCCCCACCGGGCGGACCGCACCCGTACGACACACACAGCCCCGCCACGCCCGACGGCGGCCGGCACACCTACGACACCCACGCCCAGCCCGCGGGCGGCGGCCCCGCCCGCTCCCGCGTCGCCGAACAGACAGCCCACATCCCCCAGCAGGCCGGCCCGCCCGAGGAAACCGCGCCACCCGCCGACGACACCGACGGCGAGACCGCCCCCGACTACCGCACCGAACAGTTCGCCTTCGTCGAAGAGCCCACCGACGACTCCGAAGACGTCATCGACTGGCTCACCTTCACCGAGAACCGCACCGAACGCCGCGAAGAGGCCCGCCGCCGCGCCCGCAGCCGCCTCATCGCGCTGACCGTCGTCCTGGCACTCATCGCCGCCGGCGGCGTCGGCTACCTCTGGTACGCCGGAAAACTCCCCGGCATGTCCTCCTCCGACGACGCGAACGGCGCCACCACCGCGGCCGGCGCCCAAAAACGCGAGGTCATCGCCGTCCACCTGCACGACACCAAGAAGGGCACGACCTCCACCGTCCTCCTCGTCGACAACACCACCACCAAACGCGGCACCGCCGTCCTGCTCCCCAACGCGCTCGCCCTCAGCGCCGACGACGGCAGCACCACCACGCTCGCCAAATCCGTCGACGACGCCGGCCCCGACACCACCCGCTCCGCCCTCGACTCCGTCCTCGGCACCGACATCGAGGGCACCTGGCGCCTGGACACCCCCTACCTCCAGATCCTCGTCGACCTCGTCGGCAACATCGAGGTCGACACCGACACGGACGTGCCCGACCCCGACACCGAGGACAAGGACGCGACTCCCCTCGTCCGCAAGGGCGAGGACCAGACCCTCAGCGGCAAGATGGCCGTCGCCTACGCCACCCACACCGCCCCCGGCGAGACGGCCGACACCCAGCTCCAGCGCTTCGGACAGGTCGTGCAGGCAACCCTGCGCAAACTCTCCTCCGACCCCAAGGCCGCCACGACCACCGTGGAGACCCTCGGCATGATCCTCGACCCGCCCCTCACCGAGGGCGACCTCGGCACCTTCCTCGCCGGACTCGCCGACCGCGCCAAGGGCGGCGACTTCTCGACCGTCCTCCTGCCCGTCCAGACCGGTGGAAGGCTCGGCGCCGAGGACGCCGACGGCATCGTCAAGGACATCCTCGGCGGCACCGCCAAGAGCCCCGACAAGGACGCCGCCGTCAGCGTCTCCGTCCGCGACGCCACCGGCGAGGA
This genomic window contains:
- a CDS encoding LCP family protein; this encodes MNDRYDAGYGPEPYELVGYDDYGRPVYRQAQPPADPARQQTYDPYAPHDGHPQGYAYDPYGTGAHGQQPAQTYDAYGNPTGYAPGYGTYDTPDTPTYDTPETPGGRQTYDTQHPAPPGGPHPYDTHSPATPDGGRHTYDTHAQPAGGGPARSRVAEQTAHIPQQAGPPEETAPPADDTDGETAPDYRTEQFAFVEEPTDDSEDVIDWLTFTENRTERREEARRRARSRLIALTVVLALIAAGGVGYLWYAGKLPGMSSSDDANGATTAAGAQKREVIAVHLHDTKKGTTSTVLLVDNTTTKRGTAVLLPNALALSADDGSTTTLAKSVDDAGPDTTRSALDSVLGTDIEGTWRLDTPYLQILVDLVGNIEVDTDTDVPDPDTEDKDATPLVRKGEDQTLSGKMAVAYATHTAPGETADTQLQRFGQVVQATLRKLSSDPKAATTTVETLGMILDPPLTEGDLGTFLAGLADRAKGGDFSTVLLPVQTGGRLGAEDADGIVKDILGGTAKSPDKDAAVSVSVRDATGEDRASKARVTLLNGGFTYLDGGTATGTASTSEVVYADAADKENAVQVAKTLGLPDSAVTQGKVASNAGVSVLLGRDYTPQS
- a CDS encoding M48 family metallopeptidase, producing the protein MSDGHDDSGRERVPGRQRRRFPGISSRAYEHPADRSALVALRKLSGFDTVFKALSGLLPERSLRLLFLSDSVRVSDRQFAHLNVMLRDACYILDLEKVPPMYVTQDPVPNAMCIGLDEPIIVVTTGLVELLDEEEMRAVVGHEVGHALSGHSVYRTVLLFLTSLAVRVAWIPLGNLAIMAIVTGLREWFRKSELSADRAGLLVGQDLQASMRGLMKIAGGNHLHEMNVDAFLEQADEYEAGGDLRDSVLKIMNVLPRSHPFTTVRAAELRKWAASRDYQRVMDGHYPRRDEDGDASVRDSFRESASHYAGHVRNSKDPLMKLVNDIAGGAGDLGERVRRGFGGFTSSTPRPPKDGTGPEGGQAEGRDRPEGPDAPGDGPPRENG
- the nadD gene encoding nicotinate-nucleotide adenylyltransferase, whose protein sequence is MGEQDMPTGPAHDTGGGTPHRPVPAGPGNGPSRTGKRRLGVMGGTFDPIHHGHLVAASEVASQFHLDEVVFVPTGQPWQKSHRTVSAAEDRYLMTVVATVENPQFSVSRIDIDRGGPTYTVDTLRDLSALNPDTDLFFITGADALAQILTWRDSEELFSLAHFIGVTRPGHHLTDDGLPEGGVSLVEVPALAISSTDCRARVAQGEPVWYLVPDGVVRYIDKRQLYRGQ